One Candidatus Limnocylindrales bacterium genomic window carries:
- a CDS encoding acyl-CoA dehydrogenase — translation MDFGFSQEQEQLRAAAREYLRTELPASFARAMLEDAAGFTEEAWKGLSELGWLGLTAPERFGGSGLGLLDLVLVLEEAGAVALPGPFVSTVSLSLPAILATADEDQLGALVPEIATGVRRVACAIAERSGLWDAAGIAATARRDEGGYVLDGCKLFVPDAGVADTIVLVARLDDGLGFFALPATLPGLAVRPMQTVDLTRRLGAVTLESVRVESDCLLGRRAHGASVLDRIIDTAKVGLAAEMTGAAERALTMTVEYAAVREQFGRAIATFQAIQHRCADMKVDVENAKSLTYFAAWAIDSGDPGAALAAAMAKAFASDACPRVVADAVQLHGGIGFTWEHDLHIYFKRVKADELTYGDATANREQVARSLELVG, via the coding sequence ATGGACTTCGGCTTCAGCCAGGAACAGGAGCAGCTTCGTGCAGCCGCGCGCGAGTATCTGCGGACGGAGCTTCCTGCGTCCTTCGCTCGGGCCATGCTCGAGGATGCCGCCGGCTTCACCGAAGAGGCGTGGAAGGGACTGTCGGAGCTCGGATGGCTCGGCCTGACGGCGCCTGAGCGCTTCGGCGGCAGCGGCCTCGGGCTTCTGGACCTGGTGCTGGTGCTCGAGGAAGCCGGTGCCGTCGCGCTGCCTGGACCGTTCGTTTCCACGGTATCGCTGTCGCTGCCCGCCATCCTTGCCACTGCCGACGAAGATCAGCTCGGCGCGCTCGTGCCCGAGATCGCCACGGGCGTGCGTCGCGTTGCCTGCGCGATCGCCGAGCGCAGCGGCCTCTGGGACGCTGCCGGAATCGCCGCCACGGCGCGCCGCGACGAGGGCGGCTACGTGCTGGACGGCTGCAAGCTCTTCGTTCCGGACGCGGGCGTCGCCGACACCATCGTCCTCGTTGCGCGGCTCGACGATGGTCTGGGGTTCTTCGCTCTGCCCGCGACGCTGCCGGGCCTGGCGGTTCGGCCGATGCAGACGGTGGACCTCACGCGCCGCCTCGGCGCCGTCACGCTCGAGTCGGTGCGCGTGGAGAGCGACTGTCTGCTCGGGCGCCGCGCGCACGGCGCTTCCGTGCTCGACCGGATCATCGATACGGCCAAGGTCGGCCTGGCGGCGGAGATGACCGGAGCGGCCGAGCGCGCTCTGACGATGACGGTGGAGTACGCCGCAGTGCGCGAGCAGTTCGGTCGCGCCATCGCCACGTTCCAGGCCATCCAGCATCGCTGCGCAGACATGAAGGTGGACGTCGAGAACGCGAAGTCGCTGACGTACTTCGCCGCCTGGGCCATCGACAGCGGTGATCCCGGTGCTGCGCTGGCTGCGGCCATGGCCAAAGCGTTCGCCAGCGACGCATGCCCGCGCGTGGTCGCAGACGCCGTGCAGCTTCACGGCGGCATCGGCTTTACGTGGGAGCACGACCTGCACATCTACTTCAAGCGGGTCAAAGCCGACGAGCTGACCTATGGCGATGCCACCGCCAATCGCGAGCAGGTCGCGCGCAGCCTTGAGCTGGTCGGTTGA
- a CDS encoding DUF4340 domain-containing protein encodes MTWPRILAYYALAFVLGAHLWSVHSARTVEEAKPAATNEPFLAAVPERIDRVRAERADAAVEFQRQQGRWAITEPVGLASPSDIVDALLDGLVATPPIEIVADSVERHGQYGLNPPRIRLRVEQAGEVLSTIAFGELNPTRTAVYAKKAGKDEVYLLGLNSQYYLDLIFENVRRQLASTGAAMPEPIVPPEDGAPSALDALAPAPRPAAALGPPPVQPPAPAAGASTPGTAPIPGAAPLAPASPGNDPARGR; translated from the coding sequence GTGACCTGGCCGCGCATCCTCGCGTACTACGCTCTGGCTTTCGTGCTCGGCGCGCACCTGTGGAGCGTGCATTCGGCCCGCACGGTCGAAGAGGCCAAGCCGGCGGCCACCAACGAGCCGTTTCTGGCGGCGGTGCCCGAGCGCATCGACCGCGTGCGCGCGGAGAGGGCGGATGCCGCCGTCGAGTTCCAGCGCCAGCAGGGACGCTGGGCGATCACGGAACCGGTCGGCTTGGCATCGCCGAGCGACATCGTCGATGCCTTGCTCGACGGACTGGTGGCCACGCCGCCCATCGAGATCGTCGCCGACAGTGTGGAGCGGCACGGCCAGTACGGCCTGAATCCGCCGCGCATTCGCCTACGCGTCGAGCAGGCCGGGGAAGTGCTGTCCACCATCGCATTCGGCGAGCTCAACCCCACGCGCACCGCCGTCTACGCCAAGAAGGCCGGCAAGGACGAGGTCTACCTTCTCGGGCTCAACTCGCAGTACTACCTGGACCTGATCTTCGAGAACGTTCGCCGCCAGCTGGCATCAACCGGCGCGGCCATGCCCGAGCCCATCGTGCCGCCCGAAGACGGCGCGCCCTCGGCGTTGGATGCGCTCGCTCCGGCGCCGCGCCCTGCTGCCGCGCTCGGCCCGCCTCCGGTGCAGCCGCCGGCGCCTGCCGCAGGCGCCTCGACGCCGGGCACGGCGCCGATTCCCGGCGCCGCGCCACTTGCGCCGGCATCGCCGGGCAACGATCCTGCGCGCGGGCGCTGA
- a CDS encoding GldG family protein yields the protein MISITTRRWLQLVVATVGLTAFLATLVTAAYIYNVRFDLSPGNRFTLSDHAHQVLAKVTQPIKILSFIRTEDPRNPYIKDLLWQVSREQPLISYDVVDVNRNPALAAQYGVSTYGSTVVESGTKRADFSNPTESLLMSSILRVMQEAKKVYSMTGHGECSIENTDRNVGCSLLREALSMEGYTIEPLSLLGGAEVPEDADILVIPGPRSDLLEPEARSLGRWLDNGGKMLALLDPFRAPRLVALLGQYGIEVGANIVLDAGNRLAGGEQFSTAVADVNRQHLISSTLKSPPMFSLAAVVTARTDEDKGRMAETLLKTGPRSWASYDPTILEGGAAEFVAGRDINGPLPVGVAVTEPAAAAKEQGVETRIVAFGDSDFAGNRFLDYLGNKDLLVNSVNWLAREDTLMATRPQRKVGGKNQLFVSQEDADGVFWSAVVVQPGLFLLAGFGLFLYRRFGP from the coding sequence ATGATCTCCATCACCACCCGACGCTGGCTGCAGCTCGTGGTCGCCACGGTCGGCCTGACCGCGTTTCTGGCCACGCTGGTGACGGCGGCCTACATCTACAACGTCCGCTTCGATCTCAGCCCCGGCAACCGCTTCACGCTCTCCGACCACGCCCATCAGGTGCTGGCCAAGGTGACGCAGCCGATCAAGATCCTGTCGTTCATCCGCACCGAGGACCCGCGCAATCCCTACATCAAGGACCTGCTCTGGCAGGTCTCGCGCGAGCAGCCGCTGATCAGCTACGACGTCGTCGACGTCAACCGCAATCCGGCGCTGGCGGCGCAGTACGGCGTCAGCACCTACGGCTCCACCGTCGTCGAGAGCGGCACCAAGCGCGCCGATTTCAGCAATCCCACGGAAAGCCTGCTCATGTCCTCGATCCTGCGCGTCATGCAGGAGGCCAAGAAGGTCTACTCGATGACCGGGCACGGCGAGTGCTCGATCGAGAACACCGATCGCAACGTCGGCTGCTCGCTTCTGCGCGAGGCGCTGTCGATGGAAGGCTACACGATCGAGCCGCTGAGCCTGCTCGGCGGCGCCGAGGTGCCCGAGGACGCCGACATCCTCGTGATCCCGGGCCCCAGGAGCGATCTGCTCGAGCCGGAGGCGCGCTCGCTCGGCCGCTGGCTCGACAACGGCGGAAAGATGCTGGCGCTGCTCGACCCGTTCCGAGCGCCGCGTCTGGTCGCGCTGCTCGGGCAGTACGGGATCGAAGTGGGCGCCAACATCGTCCTGGACGCGGGCAACCGTCTGGCCGGCGGCGAGCAATTCTCGACCGCGGTGGCCGACGTCAATCGCCAGCATCTGATCAGCTCGACGCTGAAGTCTCCGCCGATGTTCTCCCTGGCCGCCGTCGTCACGGCGCGCACCGACGAAGACAAGGGCCGCATGGCGGAGACGCTGCTCAAGACGGGCCCGCGAAGCTGGGCCAGTTACGACCCGACGATTCTCGAAGGCGGCGCCGCCGAGTTCGTGGCCGGCCGCGACATCAATGGGCCGCTGCCGGTGGGCGTCGCGGTCACCGAGCCGGCCGCCGCCGCAAAAGAGCAGGGCGTGGAGACGCGCATCGTCGCCTTCGGCGATTCCGACTTCGCCGGCAACCGCTTCCTCGACTACCTCGGCAACAAGGACCTGCTGGTCAACTCGGTCAACTGGCTGGCGCGCGAGGACACGCTCATGGCCACGCGCCCGCAGCGCAAGGTCGGCGGGAAGAACCAGCTCTTCGTCAGCCAGGAAGATGCCGACGGCGTCTTCTGGAGCGCGGTCGTCGTGCAGCCGGGGCTGTTCCTGCTCGCGGGCTTCGGCCTGTTCCTTTACCGGAGATTCGGGCCGTGA
- a CDS encoding ABC transporter permease, whose protein sequence is MRPFLALLAKELRGFFASPLVYFVGAVFLALSGYYFYTNLNAFITFGFGESIVEHLWQRLYADIVRVVITVIPLVTMRVYAEEKHLGTVELLYTAPLRDFEILASKFLACMGVFALLIGATALYPILIYRVEPFDLSHVAAIYLGLFLLIGAMVSIGIFLSSLTETQLIAAVFTFGAVLLLWNLSWNEAAVPGDWLGLVSQLCAYDHFEPFARGVVDLKDVAYFVALTALMGWLTMRSMESRQWSGRR, encoded by the coding sequence ATGAGACCATTCCTGGCCCTGCTGGCCAAGGAGCTGCGCGGCTTCTTCGCCTCGCCGCTGGTGTACTTCGTCGGTGCCGTCTTCCTGGCGCTGTCGGGCTACTACTTTTACACCAACCTGAACGCGTTCATCACCTTCGGCTTCGGCGAGAGCATCGTCGAGCACCTGTGGCAGCGCCTGTACGCGGACATCGTGCGCGTCGTCATCACGGTGATCCCGCTCGTGACCATGCGCGTCTACGCCGAGGAGAAGCATCTGGGAACGGTGGAGCTCCTGTACACGGCGCCGCTTCGCGACTTCGAGATCCTGGCCTCGAAGTTCCTGGCATGCATGGGCGTGTTCGCTCTGCTGATCGGCGCCACCGCGCTTTATCCGATCCTGATCTACCGCGTCGAGCCGTTCGACCTCAGCCACGTCGCCGCGATCTACCTCGGGCTGTTCCTGCTCATCGGCGCGATGGTCTCGATCGGCATCTTCCTGTCGTCGTTGACCGAGACGCAGCTGATCGCCGCAGTTTTCACGTTCGGCGCCGTGCTGCTGCTGTGGAACCTGTCCTGGAACGAAGCCGCGGTGCCGGGCGACTGGCTGGGGCTGGTCTCCCAGCTTTGCGCCTACGACCACTTCGAGCCGTTCGCGCGCGGCGTCGTCGACCTCAAGGACGTGGCCTACTTCGTGGCGCTGACGGCGCTGATGGGCTGGCTGACGATGCGGTCGATGGAGTCGCGCCAGTGGAGCGGCCGGCGATGA
- a CDS encoding ABC transporter ATP-binding protein → MIQAEHLTKEYGLFRAVDDVSFNVERGEIVGLLGPNGSGKTTIMRMLTGFFAPTSGSCSIDGVDIRTNPLQARRLIGYLPERVALYPDMSVQGFLAFIAKVRGVEGRVTSAVEEAMDVCGLTSMRRRQIGKLSKGYKQRVGIAQAIIHQPQILILDEPTVGLDPRQIVEIRSLIRTLSGLATVLLSTHILPEVSVTCRRVLILDQGKLIAEDTVEGLTEKTAGRGETLVRVTGPEAAVLAAVRAAPGVEAAELIERARGGVLSLAVRSRSGAAVRSHLVRVLVEHGWSVHEVSPKLLSLEDLFVEILERSGHAEQAS, encoded by the coding sequence GTGATCCAAGCAGAGCATCTGACCAAGGAATACGGTCTGTTCCGCGCAGTCGACGACGTTTCCTTCAACGTCGAGCGCGGCGAGATCGTCGGCCTGCTCGGACCCAACGGCTCGGGCAAGACGACGATCATGCGCATGCTGACGGGCTTCTTCGCGCCGACCTCGGGAAGCTGCAGCATCGACGGCGTCGACATCCGGACGAATCCGCTGCAGGCCCGCCGGCTCATCGGCTACCTTCCCGAGCGCGTCGCGCTCTACCCGGACATGTCGGTGCAGGGCTTCCTCGCATTCATCGCCAAGGTGCGCGGCGTCGAGGGCAGGGTCACCAGCGCGGTCGAAGAGGCCATGGACGTGTGCGGCCTGACCTCGATGCGGCGGCGCCAGATCGGCAAGCTCTCCAAGGGATACAAGCAGCGCGTCGGCATCGCCCAGGCGATCATCCATCAGCCGCAGATTCTCATTCTCGACGAGCCGACGGTCGGCCTGGACCCTCGCCAGATCGTGGAGATTCGAAGCCTCATCCGCACGCTGTCGGGCCTGGCCACGGTGCTGCTGTCCACGCACATCCTTCCCGAGGTCAGCGTCACCTGCCGGCGCGTCCTGATCCTGGACCAGGGAAAGCTCATCGCCGAGGACACCGTCGAAGGATTGACCGAAAAGACGGCCGGCCGCGGCGAGACGCTGGTGCGGGTGACCGGGCCGGAGGCGGCCGTGCTGGCCGCCGTGCGCGCAGCGCCGGGCGTGGAGGCCGCCGAGCTCATCGAGCGCGCACGCGGCGGCGTGCTGTCGCTGGCGGTGCGGTCGCGAAGCGGCGCGGCGGTGCGCTCGCACCTGGTGCGCGTGCTCGTCGAGCACGGCTGGTCGGTTCACGAAGTCAGCCCGAAGCTGCTCAGCCTCGAGGATCTGTTCGTGGAAATCCTGGAGCGCTCGGGCCACGCGGAGCAGGCGTCATGA
- a CDS encoding YCF48-related protein, with the protein MNRIDLSGRRWALAFAALASLSVAACHGNEDWEPMATQKIYVADRFYDLVMLGPKEAIVIGYDGKLLSTADMGASWNVIDSGTEAALYSIDMAPDKKTGWIVGQESTILRTTDGGKSWQRQDAKMYMNDECREQGGDPEATEESNKCPLAPLFALSVIDENNAIAVGDRSTVARTTDGGKTWTATTLKPTLTEELDENAMIAFEDPVLYDVQFVDGQTGFVVGEFGKIMKTTDGGKSWTEKQSSLVGEEYIDIMDLPTFFDVEVRGNTAYVAGLDGRVATSNDGGESWTWVAHNIKEYDAPFYSVALVPDGSVWAVGASGQAVYAPPGGPLGKGNLGTQVNNWIREVKFYDEKVGWMVGGFGFIMNTNDGGKTWFRRIG; encoded by the coding sequence ATGAATCGCATTGACCTCTCGGGTCGACGTTGGGCGCTGGCCTTTGCCGCCTTGGCCTCGCTCTCGGTCGCGGCCTGCCACGGCAATGAGGACTGGGAGCCGATGGCGACCCAGAAAATCTACGTCGCCGACCGCTTCTACGATCTCGTCATGCTCGGACCCAAGGAGGCCATCGTCATCGGCTATGACGGCAAGCTCCTTTCCACCGCCGACATGGGCGCCAGCTGGAACGTGATCGACAGCGGCACCGAGGCGGCGCTCTACAGCATCGACATGGCGCCCGACAAGAAGACCGGCTGGATCGTCGGTCAGGAATCGACGATCCTGCGCACGACCGACGGCGGCAAGTCCTGGCAGCGCCAGGATGCCAAGATGTACATGAACGACGAGTGCCGCGAGCAAGGCGGCGATCCCGAGGCGACCGAAGAGTCGAACAAGTGCCCGCTGGCGCCTCTTTTCGCGCTGAGCGTGATCGACGAGAACAATGCCATCGCGGTCGGCGACCGTTCCACGGTGGCCAGAACCACCGACGGCGGCAAGACCTGGACCGCCACCACGCTCAAGCCCACCCTGACGGAGGAGCTCGACGAGAATGCGATGATCGCGTTCGAGGATCCCGTCCTCTACGACGTCCAGTTCGTCGACGGGCAGACCGGTTTCGTCGTAGGCGAGTTCGGCAAGATCATGAAGACCACCGACGGCGGCAAGTCCTGGACCGAGAAGCAGTCCTCGCTGGTGGGCGAGGAGTACATCGACATCATGGATCTGCCCACGTTCTTCGATGTCGAGGTTCGCGGCAACACGGCCTATGTGGCGGGCCTCGACGGCCGCGTGGCCACTTCCAACGACGGCGGCGAGAGCTGGACGTGGGTTGCCCACAACATCAAGGAATACGATGCGCCGTTCTATTCGGTGGCGCTGGTTCCGGATGGCTCGGTGTGGGCGGTGGGAGCTTCGGGCCAGGCGGTCTATGCGCCGCCGGGCGGCCCGCTCGGCAAGGGCAACCTCGGGACGCAGGTCAACAACTGGATCCGCGAGGTCAAGTTCTACGACGAGAAGGTCGGCTGGATGGTCGGCGGCTTCGGGTTCATCATGAACACGAACGACGGCGGCAAGACCTGGTTCCGACGCATCGGCTAG
- a CDS encoding SCP2 sterol-binding domain-containing protein: MSTPNTAATQGTLSERLSQIFDAFVAYGPGAATTTTRYLFRLTGQAPGSYMLVVSPEGVSWEGGDAAPPDVTIRIDANDLVAIADGSLDGRLALASEKMELAGDLEAAARMVATICPAEAES; this comes from the coding sequence ATGAGCACGCCCAATACGGCCGCCACGCAAGGCACCCTTTCCGAACGACTCAGCCAGATCTTCGACGCATTCGTCGCGTACGGTCCCGGCGCCGCCACCACCACCACGCGCTATCTGTTCCGCCTTACCGGGCAGGCTCCCGGCTCCTACATGCTGGTCGTGTCGCCGGAGGGTGTGAGCTGGGAGGGCGGCGACGCGGCGCCGCCGGATGTCACCATTCGGATCGATGCCAACGACCTGGTCGCGATCGCCGATGGAAGCCTGGACGGGCGGCTCGCCCTGGCCAGCGAGAAGATGGAGCTGGCCGGCGATCTGGAGGCGGCGGCGCGGATGGTGGCGACGATCTGCCCGGCCGAGGCGGAGAGCTAG
- a CDS encoding response regulator, giving the protein MTPPARNAHLRNCVVIIDDEPNIRETVAFILEAEGVEVATAADGISGLAVVRRVRPKVILVDVMMPRMDGYEVCRAVRQDPNLLGTYLIILTAKGQKSDETRALEMGADLYLSKPFDDEVVLNVIRQVFDGLPVTL; this is encoded by the coding sequence ATGACGCCTCCGGCACGCAACGCGCATCTTCGAAACTGCGTGGTCATCATCGACGACGAGCCCAACATTCGCGAGACGGTGGCGTTCATTCTGGAAGCCGAAGGCGTCGAGGTCGCCACGGCCGCCGACGGGATCTCGGGCCTGGCGGTCGTGCGCCGCGTGCGTCCCAAGGTCATCCTGGTCGACGTCATGATGCCGCGCATGGACGGCTACGAGGTCTGTCGCGCGGTGCGCCAGGACCCCAACCTGCTCGGCACCTACCTGATCATCCTGACGGCCAAGGGCCAGAAATCCGATGAAACGCGGGCTCTCGAAATGGGCGCCGACCTCTACCTGTCCAAACCGTTCGACGACGAGGTGGTCCTCAACGTCATCCGGCAGGTCTTCGACGGGCTGCCGGTGACGCTCTAG
- a CDS encoding enoyl-CoA hydratase-related protein, translating into MVVETRIHDALGWITLNRPDVRNALSGELMEAIGEAIERHQADDDVRAIVITGAGSAFCAGADLRTMQSARDASDDANRADAYRMGSLFHRVAACRKPVVARVNGPAIGGGVGLMAACDIVVATEKARFQFSEVRLGIVPAVISPFCIRRLGPTVAKRLFLTGEPIDARQALAYSLIDVMAPEGDLDAAVEKTAADLGKAGPNALIAAKELVDTVARLGIENALEYTAEMIARLRISDEAAEGIAAFLQKRPAAWVPRGGGGGA; encoded by the coding sequence GTGGTCGTAGAAACACGGATTCATGACGCACTCGGTTGGATCACGCTCAACCGTCCCGATGTCCGCAACGCGCTCAGCGGCGAGCTGATGGAGGCGATCGGGGAGGCGATCGAGCGTCACCAGGCCGACGACGACGTGCGCGCCATCGTCATCACCGGTGCGGGCAGTGCGTTTTGCGCGGGCGCCGATCTGCGCACGATGCAGAGCGCGCGCGACGCCAGCGACGACGCCAACCGCGCCGATGCGTATCGCATGGGAAGCCTGTTCCACCGTGTCGCCGCCTGTCGCAAGCCGGTGGTGGCGCGCGTCAACGGACCGGCCATCGGAGGCGGAGTGGGCCTGATGGCTGCCTGCGACATCGTGGTGGCCACCGAGAAGGCGCGCTTCCAGTTCTCCGAGGTGAGGCTCGGCATCGTGCCGGCCGTGATCTCGCCGTTCTGCATCCGGCGCCTCGGCCCGACCGTGGCCAAGCGCCTTTTCCTGACCGGCGAGCCGATCGATGCGAGACAGGCGCTGGCGTACTCGCTCATCGACGTCATGGCGCCCGAAGGCGACCTCGATGCAGCGGTGGAGAAGACCGCCGCCGATCTCGGCAAGGCCGGTCCCAATGCGCTGATCGCCGCCAAGGAACTGGTGGATACGGTAGCGCGGCTCGGCATCGAGAACGCGCTGGAGTACACGGCCGAGATGATCGCGCGCCTGCGAATCTCCGACGAGGCCGCCGAGGGCATCGCCGCGTTCCTTCAAAAGCGCCCGGCGGCCTGGGTGCCGCGCGGCGGGGGAGGCGGAGCATGA
- a CDS encoding acyclic terpene utilization AtuA family protein, producing the protein MKDQIIIANASGYWGDEGAAIARQVRGGPIDYLTLDYLAEITMIIMARQKAASEDAGYARDFVAYMRPLLREVAERGITVICNAGGINPGACGRALEAAVADAGVHLPVAIVDGDDLLPRLQDLAAAGVPFTHLDTGEPIGDRLSLVNSANAYIGARPIAAALGRGARIVVTGRTYDAASVLAPMVHEFGWDWQDYDRLAAGLLAGHLIECGAQVTGGNYTLWRDVGSFENMGYPLVEVAADGSFVLTKHPGTGGLVSRRTATEQCLYEIGDPRAYASPDVIADFTSFTMEEEGQDRVRIRGVRGRMPTGSLKVSMTYEAGMRSIGMVVVSGPEAVAKARKFAEIFWSRVRGSFEETRTELLGYNGCWGESAAPHVDPNEVVLRFACRSSDKRALEAFSREMAGIALAGPPGICGAGGRPSPQPAFGYWPALIERRHVVQRMFMEGEQLELPCESGPSGPIATGEEAAAPMCAEGPRVKVPLGVIAHARSGDKGDTCNIGVAALRPELYPELVREVTAERVAAFFASLAKGPVRRFRLDNLCALNFTLQNALGGGGTISLQLDNQGKTASQGLLTMEIEVASSLLEGARKRAATWS; encoded by the coding sequence ATGAAAGACCAGATCATCATTGCGAACGCCTCCGGGTACTGGGGCGACGAAGGCGCGGCCATCGCACGGCAGGTGCGCGGCGGGCCGATCGATTATCTGACGCTCGACTACCTGGCCGAGATCACGATGATCATCATGGCGCGCCAGAAGGCGGCGAGCGAGGACGCCGGCTACGCGCGCGACTTCGTCGCCTACATGCGGCCGCTGCTGCGCGAAGTGGCCGAGCGCGGCATCACCGTCATCTGCAACGCCGGCGGGATCAACCCCGGTGCCTGCGGGCGCGCGCTCGAAGCGGCCGTTGCCGATGCGGGCGTGCATCTGCCGGTGGCCATCGTCGACGGCGATGATCTCCTGCCGCGCCTGCAGGACCTTGCCGCCGCGGGCGTTCCCTTCACGCATCTGGACACCGGCGAGCCGATCGGCGATCGCCTCTCGCTCGTCAACTCGGCCAACGCCTACATCGGTGCCCGGCCCATCGCCGCGGCCCTGGGCCGCGGCGCACGCATCGTGGTCACCGGACGCACCTACGACGCCGCCAGCGTGCTGGCCCCGATGGTGCACGAGTTCGGCTGGGACTGGCAGGACTACGACCGCCTGGCCGCCGGCCTGCTTGCCGGCCATCTCATCGAATGCGGCGCGCAGGTCACCGGCGGCAACTACACGCTGTGGCGCGACGTCGGTTCGTTCGAGAACATGGGCTACCCGCTGGTGGAGGTCGCCGCGGACGGCTCTTTCGTCCTGACCAAGCACCCCGGCACGGGCGGCCTGGTCAGCCGCCGCACCGCCACCGAGCAGTGCCTCTACGAGATCGGCGATCCGCGCGCCTACGCCAGCCCCGACGTCATCGCCGACTTCACCTCCTTCACGATGGAAGAGGAGGGCCAGGACCGGGTCCGCATTCGCGGCGTGCGCGGGCGCATGCCGACCGGCTCGCTCAAGGTGTCGATGACGTACGAGGCCGGCATGCGATCGATCGGCATGGTGGTCGTCAGCGGCCCCGAGGCCGTCGCCAAGGCGCGCAAGTTCGCCGAGATCTTCTGGAGCCGCGTGCGCGGGAGCTTCGAGGAGACGCGCACCGAGCTGCTCGGCTACAACGGCTGCTGGGGCGAGTCGGCGGCGCCGCACGTCGATCCCAACGAGGTCGTGCTGCGCTTTGCCTGCCGCAGCAGCGACAAGCGCGCGCTGGAGGCGTTCTCGCGCGAGATGGCCGGCATTGCGCTGGCCGGCCCTCCGGGCATCTGCGGCGCCGGTGGCCGTCCCTCGCCGCAGCCGGCGTTCGGCTACTGGCCGGCGCTGATCGAGCGCAGGCACGTCGTGCAGCGCATGTTCATGGAAGGCGAGCAACTCGAGCTCCCGTGCGAGAGCGGGCCGAGCGGTCCGATCGCGACCGGCGAGGAAGCGGCCGCGCCGATGTGCGCGGAGGGGCCGCGCGTCAAGGTGCCGCTCGGCGTGATCGCGCACGCGCGCTCGGGCGACAAGGGCGACACCTGCAATATCGGCGTGGCGGCGCTGCGGCCCGAGCTGTATCCGGAGCTGGTGCGCGAGGTGACGGCCGAGCGCGTGGCGGCCTTCTTCGCCTCGTTGGCCAAAGGACCGGTTCGCAGGTTCCGGCTCGACAACCTGTGCGCGCTCAATTTCACGCTGCAGAACGCGCTCGGCGGCGGCGGCACGATCTCGCTGCAGCTCGACAACCAGGGCAAGACCGCATCGCAGGGCTTGCTGACGATGGAGATCGAGGTGGCGAGCTCGCTGCTCGAGGGCGCGCGGAAGAGGGCGGCAACGTGGTCGTAG